The genomic interval TGTGTCCTCTTTGATAAACAAACTGTCCACTGCCTTTTCAAAATTTTTGCAGTTTTGAACTTCATCAATAAAAATGTAAGTGATTTGATCCTTGCAAAGCCGTTCCTTAACATAGTTATATAACTTTTTGTAATCAAGCAATTCCTCATTGTCAATATCTTCAAGGTTAATCGCTATAATTTGATGATCTTGGATGCCAATTGACTTGAGATAGTCAATGTACAAACGAAAAAGCGTTGATTTTCCGCAACGTCTAACACCTGTAACCACCTTAATGATTTTATGGTCCTTATTAGCAATGAGTTTTTCCAGATAATTTTTTCTGCTAATCATATCGAATACCTCTCTTAAAACTCATTATACCGCTTACCAATAACCTTGTAAAAGTTTTTTCTCTGTGCAGAAAAAACTTTTCATATTTCGACACTTTTCTCACATGAATAGGTGCCTCAAGGGGTATTTTTATTTCTTTGCCTTCAAAGAATCAATTGGAAACCATCATATTCACGAGGTCTAATGGTATTAATCTCTCATTGTATTTTATATTTCTAACAATAACTCCATTACTCTTTTTTCCTTTTTAGACAAATCAACCAAAATCCCTGATGCTTGATTTATATAATCGATGCTTCTCGTTTCTGCAGTCTTTTCAAATAAATCAGAAACCTTTGTCCACAAAAGCGCTATTTCAGTAAACATTTCATACGCATCATTTAGCTTTTCTATTTTTAGCAAATCATAACTTTCTTTTAAAAAATCTCGATATAAATTTCTAAATAGAGCGCCACCAGTCCCGCCCTTTTCCATCAACATTGCGGTTGTTTTAAAATCACTTTCAATGTTCTTGCTATTTCTAAACCATTGTTTTATTTCTTGACTGGATTTTAGTACTCCTTTATATCCGATATTTTTTATTGGAGGGTTCAGATAATCTTTAGCATTATTCTTTATAGCAACCACAATTGATTTTTTTAGGTCATAATCTTTATTCATACTTTGTATTGTATAACTTAAATTTTTCGATGACATCGGACCTTTTTCTTTTCTTGCCAGCT from Firmicutes bacterium HGW-Firmicutes-1 carries:
- a CDS encoding ATPase, with protein sequence MISRKNYLEKLIANKDHKIIKVVTGVRRCGKSTLFRLYIDYLKSIGIQDHQIIAINLEDIDNEELLDYKKLYNYVKERLCKDQITYIFIDEVQNCKNFEKAVDSLFIKEDT
- a CDS encoding lantibiotic ABC transporter, with amino-acid sequence MTHLIKNIKPFIGQHCETTATGTLLNQIGIELSEPMLFGLGEGLGFIFWNMKIMDFPFFGGRIKPDALTQNIAKNLNLKLEVKETTSSKKAWENTRNKIVNDIPVGLKLDCYHLDYFTNKMHFAGHYVAMYGYDESFAYLVDTKQQGSQVKTSLKNLELARKEKGPMSSKNLSYTIQSMNKDYDLKKSIVVAIKNNAKDYLNPPIKNIGYKGVLKSSQEIKQWFRNSKNIESDFKTTAMLMEKGGTGGALFRNLYRDFLKESYDLLKIEKLNDAYEMFTEIALLWTKVSDLFEKTAETRSIDYINQASGILVDLSKKEKRVMELLLEI